The region CTTCCGCCTTCTCTTTGCTGGAGCCCCCCCTGATTTGGTTGTGTAGCAGGTCAAAAGATGTCTGTACCCTTGAAGTTATATTTTACGAGATGTAACTTTGTCCCTGTGCCCGACTGATGCTATTCTCCCTGtgatgtttatttaaataactgaaGGATATTCCTGTTAATATTGATATCAGGTGCTGGCAAAGCGTAATGTACATGTCTAAATAGCTTTGGTTTGTATGCTGCTTGTactttccccctctttttctgttcttttttctcttttctttgctaTCACATTGGGAGCTATGAATGAAAATTGTACACATTAACCTTGTAGTACGtgtctgaaaagacaaaaacaaaaaaaataagcaataaTTTTATTGTTAAAAGCAGCTAATGTACTATCATATAAGGGagataaatatgttttaatttatCAGGTGAATGCATAGTCAATAGACTACTTCTGAATATCTTTTAATTACCAAATACCAGATAATTATCAAATCAAATAATCTCTCAAACATGAGGCATTTCTTTTTACTATTCTATGTCAATTCTTTAATCAGGTACATGTTTAAACACAAGAAAgtttaaatgataaatgttCATTACATGAATTCTTTGAAGTAAAGATATGATCTCTGCACACAATAGCAGCCGCTATTGCAACACTAAGAAGAGTGTTCAGGGTGTGTCCAGCATGTGATCTAACATGTGGTggatccttttttttaatggtgaatGTCTTATCATAGCGTAGATGATCACTCAGAGCAACTTTGTACTGATTTATAGTGACCCTTCCCTCTAAGGGAAGAAGTGGACCCAAACCCCAAACCATTCCAGCAAAAATGCTCCCAGCAGCACAACAGAGAAACTGGATCCCCCCAGGTGTAGGGGTCCAGCACTCTCGGTGCACGCcacacacgcactcactcaCTTCTGGAGAATATGGTCAAAGATGACTCATTTGACCACATCACTTTTTTTCAACATCTCTGTATACCAGTGTCCATTGTTTTTGCACCACGTAACTCTTAAATGTGCATTCACctttgtaatgaggggtttatTCACTGCAACCCTACTATAATATCCTTCTCTATGTAACTGTGGACAGACTGTTCTTGCTGACATAGTCTGATCACGTCCCGTTGTGACATTCTCAGTCACTTGAGGAAGAGCTGCTTTTCTGTCACGCATCGTGCACAAGCATGATCAAATGTGCGTCGTCGACCACAACTTCCGACCCCAACGATGGACCCTCTCTCACTGACACCTTTTTCTCTTGCCACATCAAACTTTGGCTAAAGAGACAATACTTATGGGATTAATATATTGTAGATTTTGGTGTCTTTGttgaaattaagaaaaacataGACTTTGACCAAACTTGTCCTTTTAGAGTTCTTCCTTCATTTTCTAAGGTCGAATTTTAAATTATCTTGATCTTTTGTACTCTTCGGTTGTACCTGAAGATTCGTCTCTGAGGCGGTGACATGTAATGTAATGCGGTTTGTAAATAAATATGGAAACTATTTTTCACCATGTCTCTTACAGTGTTTACGTCCTGCTCGTTGCTTCAAATACACTAACCTTCGTTACAGTTGCGCAGGTGGAACCGTGTCTTGTTACATGTTTGTTTCGGAGAGGTTTCGCGCACGGACACGTCTGTGGTTGAACGGTAACTGATGCATGATCCTTAGCAGAAATGTGATTTACAGTGTAAATTAACAGCCTGTAGATATAACGTGAATATAAACAGAcatggtcattttttgacataAAGCCAAGCTAACGTAGCGACTGTCAGAACAGATTTTATCATGTGAGACAACGTAAAGCTGCCTCCAGGAGAAGGATGCTTCACTACGATGCTAACGACTTTACTGGACAGAGCTGTAACGGTGTTTTTGCAAAATTATCATCACCGCTTTGATTAGACTAAGctagacaacaaaaaaaaaaaaaaaaaaaaaaaaaaaaaaataattaaacattagTGATCTTCTCTACTCCACATCCCAGTCTGTGatctaaaacaacacacagtaaGTCAACGTAAAACAGCAGTCAGTAATGTCTGTAAAGAAGCATTGTGTTTAAAGTtaccttgtttgtttttaaattaatacaCGCCATGTAACATTAGCTATTCATGTTGGcgttaaaataataataataataataataatagtttttggttttggttttgtcacGTACTTTTCATCTGTTTAAGTGTTCCTGGCAGAAATGGGCTTCCATAGTCATGGGCTGTACAGTAGAGTATGGCGTTTGATGTAAGGCTTGTAACTTATTTTCACAACTGATTaatttgctgattattttctcgattgatttattgtttagtctataaaacaAGTCTTCAgatatcttgttttgtccaagcaacagtccaaagatattcagtttactaaaatgttaagaaaaaaaccccccaacAAATTCTCCTATTTGAGGAACTAGTAAATGTTCAgcttaaaaaatgaattaaacgATTCATcgattatcagaatagttgcagATTGTTTTTTTGCCGACCAACTtatttctgcagctgtgtgaggcCTTACCGACCTATTTCTCATTAGActcccttttttgttttttgttttttttgcaggggATGCCTAATGCCAGTGCAAGGCCGAAGCATAGCAGGAGGGCCCGAAGGCGACGGAGAGAGGATCCTGCCAGGAATGAGCTGGTCTCTAGTTCCCTAGAAAGTGCACAGCAGTGCCTGTTTAACCAAGATTATGGAACTGCGTTTGTGCACTACCTTCTGGTCCTCAACCTTGCACCTATGTTTAAGGACTTTGCGAAGGTAATCACTGTTTACACTACTCTGAAAACCAGTCTGCGTACATTCACTGCCAAATATTTTGCACACATAACACATGAACACAATGACACAGTAATTGGCTGTGTCCAAAATCACTCCCTTGTTCAATCTTTCACTGCTCTCTTTATAATAGATACTCGATAGTTCACTCAGTAGTGAGCTGTAAACGAACATTTTGGACACTTACAAATCAAACAGTGTGACTTTTCACATCAACAAAATGCAgagcattgcattgtgggattgcTAGCAGAACATACCccctttttttgtcccattgtGGAATTTGTGAGAGCACTGCATAGTGGATAAATTTACACACCCACAATTCAGCTCACTCAGTTGAAACTAAGCAGACACTGCTGCAGAACGAAAACATTTGGGACTACACTTTTGTGGCATCTCCGTTTCAGGAGTCCTTCAGGTTCACTCTTTTCAAATGGGCAGAAGAGCTGGACTCTGTGGGCCGTATTCAGGACCTTTTCGACTGCTACGAACGAGCCCTGGAACTTTTCCCTGCTGATGAGGTCATCCTAAACAGCATGGGTGAACACCTGTTCAGGTACACTCCTGTGTTGCGAAAATGTTACCATTGTATAGATATACATGTTCTTCCAATACCTCATCACCTCGTGTAATTACAGGGAATAATGTAGTTTTACATTAATTTGATAAACTATCTGCCAGTACTATTTTTGACCATGTTTGGACTTTCCTTTTATTATCCAGGATGGGATTTAGAGATGAGGCTGCAGGTCATTTCCATAAAGCCTTGAAGCTGAGACCGGACTACCCAGAGGCCAGGGAGAACTTCTACCGTGTGGCCAACTGGCTGGTGGAGCGCTGGCATTTCTTCATGCTCAATGACCATGGAAGGAACCAGAAGTACCAGCAAGCCATTCAGAAGGCTGTTCAGAGCGGCTGCAACACTGTACTTGACATAGGTACTGGCACTGGGATCCTTGGGTGAGAAATTTTCCATGagaatctagacatattttattttttaagttatgGTGTTTATTTGGAAGTTAGAGCTTGATCTTCAAGTGGTAGCATAATGGTagcaagtttattttttttgggctATAGCTAGAATAGGACCTGTGTTTTAATGCAtgcatattttgttttgatttcctgttctctctgtgaAGTATGTGTGCTAAGAAGGCAGGGGCTGCTGAGGTGTATGCCTGCGAGCTATCGAAGACAATGTATGAACTGGCCTGTGAGGTGGTGACTGCTAATGGAATGGATGGCAGCATTAAGCTCCTGCATATGAAATCTCTGGAGATGGAAGTACCAAAGGACATCCCACACAGGTACATTTAACCTAACTCTAACTTGTATCCTACAGGCACAGTACCTTCAGCTTTGTTTGTGCCATAATTAaattcatgttcatgtttaagAGGTAAGACGTTAcatcaatgttttgtttttcttagggTGTCCTTGGTGGTGACAGAGACAGTAGATGCAGGATTGTTTGGAGAGGGCATCATAGAGAGTCTCATTCATGCCTGGCACCACCTCCTACTGCCTCCACAGGTAACTTCagtcatgaaaacacaaacacaggacagGAATCAGAACAGAAACAATATCTCTATGAGTTATTGGCATCCAAAATCTATTGCTGTTTGCCAGTGACATACAGGCTTCCCGTGAAAATCATAAAAAGTTCAAGTTAAACGCAGTTAAGTGCAGTTAAAGTTAAATGCATCCGGTTAATGTCCATGTTGGGTTAGTGCCATGAGAGAAGCTTAATGTCATGTCATTAAAAGCGTATGTTTCTTGTCTTAAAGAGAGGTGAGAATGAATTAAGGGAACAGTCTGTGACAGGACGGGTCATCCCTGCTGGAGCCACTGTGTTTGGTATGGCTGTTGAGTGTGTCGAGATCCGCCGGCATCACAGGTAGGCCTTGGAGTCAGTTTGTATTCTTGTGAATAGGCTGTATATCAGATAAGATATGTTTCCCTACAAACAGACGAGCTGTATTTGAATCATCAGTACAAGGTGTCTGAACCTTGTATCAAATTGCTTCTCTTTTGTACAGGCTCTGTGTGTCAGAGGTGGGAGGTCTGTCCATGGCAGCAGCTGGGGAGCTCCGTAGTccagtgagctgcagctctgagccGGATGACTCCATGGAGCCATACACCACAGAGAGACTCAGCAGACTGCCGGGGGGATACAAACCTCTCACAGAGCCCTTCACAGCCCTCAACATAGATTTCAATAATGTGCAGGTGAGCAGGAACATCTCTGACGACTGATGGTGATAAACTCTGTGTGGGATACATTCATATCTTTTCACATGGACTCAAACGTATGCATGCGGCTAATATAGCATCTGCTCAGCGTGTAGCTTTTAGTAATGTGACAACTGAGTTAAGTCATCCACTGtcagtttaatgtgttttgtcttttttgtctcttttttttttcttttgttgcctAGAGTCAAGCAGAATAATGTAAGCGtgagaaaaataatttatttaccTGAACGTATGTTTATTGGTCCCATGAAACTAACAGACTGGCTGCCTCGCAGGCTTAAATTTTGCACATAAGTAGCTTCTTATTATTTAGCTACATGTCTGCAGGGATTGTCTGATTTATTAGCTTCCAGTACACACCTGGCAGATAGGAAACAAGTGCTTGTTTGGCAGGTTGTACCTGTAGGATAATTTGTGGATACTGTAAGTTTATCCACACACGTGCAGTAGGGACTTGCAGGCAAATTTACCCTGATGACAGAGCTGTGAAACTGCCTGGAGTCAGTGTCGCAGAGTCACTCTCACATGGTCTGCATCATGCTACGTTAGTTCTGTTGGTTCACTTGTTTAATGCCGacagaacaaaatgacaaaaaacaaaagtgaattGCCAGTAAATATGTTGAACCTAGctcagtgtcagtttgtgtcCCACTCCCAGGATTATGATGGTTAGTACAAAGGAAGGAAGGTTTTTCCTGTTGCGTTTGGTTCGTTTGAAGGGCCTTCATTgctcaatattttattttaggtgttttttttgtcctcccaCAATTTCCTACTCAGTGTTGAGACATGTCACAAAGAAATCCTATTATTTACATTTAGGTCCTCAACCTCAAACCAGTTTTCTGttgattttcttgttgttttgatCTAGCCTGAAATAACCTTTGGGTTACTGAGCTCCAACCAGTTAGGGTGGATCTGAAAGTGTTAGGGACATACAGCATTGGGCTCTATGTGATGGAGATATGTATTAGTGTTTTTAAACCCACTTTTTCTAAATATGTGTGAGACTTTAGCTTGAACTGTTGCATATTCGGAACCTGCAGGAACTCGAGGGCCTGAGCTCCAGGGAGGTTCAGCGGCTCTGCCTGCCCGTCATTCAGGAGGGGGAGCTGGATGCTCTGGCTGTGTGGTTCCAGCTCCACCTGGACGAGGACAGCAGTCTGTCTACTGGACCCCAGGAGGACACGTGCTGGGAGCAAGCCATCTACCCTGTCCACAGCGCCAAGGGTAAGATACTAACAGATACACAGCAGACACCATGTGCATTGATCTCTATTTTGTATATTCTTTATGAACTACTGGCCACTCAGGTTTTTACTAAGTTAAAGGTTCAGTTTAAGCAGCACCAGCTGTTAATTGTTTCACATTCTGAAGAACCAAGCTTGTGTATATAATTGTTTATCTCAGCTTGCTTTCCTGTATTCTCTGCTTCCATTTGTCATGCATTTCCATGTTGTATCAGTGgagggcagtgtgtgttttagactggatttttaacatttttaaatgttaaaaataaatgttttgaataAAACCTAGATAGAGGGAATATTTTAGCTGATAATTATTACTActatttcactattttctgataaTTTTTTTACTGTAATAGATGAAATCACTTTAAGAGTTATCTTCTTGAAATTctcaaaaatataaagtataaaaattacagtaaatgtaataatttttttaatatcaaGAACCATAAAAGGAATATATGTGTCCAAAATGAACaccatttttattaaatttatgGCAATAAAGCTATTACACCAAAGTAAAACTGACATTTGTAGCGTACTTAAATTACTTTATTAGCATTAAATTAAGGGTGGCAAATGTCCCAAAGAGCACTAATCAGACTCAGGCCACTGTGAACTTAATAGCCACTGATATGAGGTGACATGTTCCAGTTGGCATCACAGTACATCGTCTTTCAGACAGGACTCAACAGAATTTCACTGCACTGCTAATTGACTCGGGCAGCGTCAAGGGAGCCGGCACCTTTCCCGGTGATCACCAACATCCGTTTCCCGGGCCGCTGTGACGTGTGTGCCGTGATCGCCTGTGACACTCTTTAGTGTTCATGAAATTCTTATAGGCAATAAATATGCATTTTTCCCAAATGCCTCTGACGAGCTGCGCACTGACATGAAGACATGAACAGATGTTATTCCTGCAGGAatcctctctgtgcctctccccctctctctcagtccCCCTGAATCTCATTTCTCTGCTGGGTTcgctctcccttcctctcctctgtgctttctgtattttcctttccctctctgcctctttcctctATTTCTACAACCAGTAttatcatcttttatttttattttttatttttctattccTATGTACATCAGGTGTATATAAACACTTTGGTTCTCTCCATATAGCTCTAGGGTTTGGATATCATGGGAAACTTTTCAGTAGAAGAGCTGATACAATACCTGGTCATAAATGGTCCTGACACCAAAACAGTACTTTATTCAATACTTCATGTTcaataatatatatgtatgcatgGACTGATGATTCCGTTCCACCTTTTAGTACTTGACAGTGTTTGAGTATTAATTCCATGTCCTACATTGCTGTAGTAGAATCAGGTTAAGTCAGTGGTTTTCCTTTTGGTGTCTTCAGGTTTTGTCCTGAAACCTCGAGACGAGCTGATTGTTGAGATCTCCTGCCGGGATGCGTACCTGAGGCTCTGCAGTGTTGCTGTGCTGAGAGATGGGCATGAAATCCGCCTGGACAAGCGTCTTGACTCAAGCTGCTCTGGAAATCCCATTTCAAACCCAAACCCCGAAGCAGAACTGTGCAGTGCATTAGCATGTCTTCAGACTGACCAGAACCAAACAAAAGACTTCTGCATACTGGAATGTTCAGAAATGGCTCTCCTGAACAATCAGGATTACCATCAGAGTTTCTGCAGCGCGTTAGGAAAACTAATCTCTCAGCTGAGGGTTAAATGCCAAAACCAAGGATCCAGTGTTGAGCTTGACCTCGCTGACCCTGGTAATAACTCCACAGACTGTAGTGACATGCTGTACGTGCTGGATGTGTCAGAGggtttctctctgctctccctcatCGCTGCCAGCCAGGGTCGTGTAAAAGCCTATAGCTCCGtggaaaagaacaaacaacaggaagtgcTAAAGAGACTGGCTCACTCCAATAATGTCTCAGAACAGCATCTAGAGTTCTGGCTCAACCACGTGGAGGACGAGCAGGGGATGCTGCAGAGGCCGTccagagagaagctgtggagTGCCATCATCCTGGACTGTGTAGAGACCTGTGGTCTGATTAGACAGAAGTTGATGGAGAAGGCTTCACTGGCCAGGTAAATGGAAGTGGACAGAATAATCGTTTAAccagctgaggacagaaatgcagaaatgtTGGATGACTTTAGTTaatttttctttgtaattttgATTAGCATTTTAATGTACTTTAAGGTGTTTGAgggtaatatttttttaattaaaattatttctATGATCTATCTTAGGTGTCTGCTGGAGGAAGGAGGACATATTTTCCCAGAGCGGATCGTGGTGTACGGTATGCTGGTGGAGTCAGACACGTTGCTGCTGGAGAGTGCTGTTCAGGGTCAGGAGCCGACATTGGGATTCAATATTGCTCCCTTCATCAACCAGTTCACTGTAAGTATACCAACACAAGCTACCATGTATCAAGGGTAACTTATTTATGGTATTTACTTTGCATGTTAAAATCTGAGCTGAACGCTGCTAATGGAAGGTCACTACCCATTTATAAACGCGTGTCTTGCTTGGCCATATTCTCTGGAGAATATGGCATAACATCTAATGCACTTTATATTAACTGAAACAATCTGGTCCGTTTTAACAGGAATTTCTAAGCTGTGTTCTGCACACAGACCTGTTTCAGTGCAGTCAGTCACTGGTTCAAATAAGTATGTGATCAAACGACAGTGCCCCTGAGCTTTGCTGCATCATTTTTACTGTGAACTAAGTTTGGTCTTGTTGGCAGAGTCGGGCAGTACTGGCACGGCTTGATGATTCATCACAGATACATTGGTTTTCTGTGTATATGATAACTATctgattaaaaatgacaaatttcaTTGCAGAAGTGTCAAAGATAATTTAGAACAGTTACGTTGTTGGTCCACTAGGGagcactgatgttttttttactaATAAAATCTATgggatcctgatcaaaaatgtttgttagATGTTTATAAAAAGGAATATTGTCTAATAAAACTGGTATCAGCATTATGCTCAAAAATCCACTGTCACTTGGGCTCTTGTATATACACTGAATATACTTTATATACTATTTTATTATGCATAATAAGGCAGAACTAATGTACCTGAGTTGGGTGTTAAATTAACATTATAAATTCACCTGAAATTTTTAAGattatttcactgtgtaaaGTGACCCAAACACTTTTTCACAAATTAATATGCGTATCAGTTAACATCGAGAATAACTGATAGCACTTAGACTTAGtataattatttaaattataaaatgcATTCTTATGATAAATAGTGATTTACAATTAGATCAATTAATGTAAGTCCAGAATAACTCAGGAAATCACAGTGAAGCACACTTAAACCACACTGTTGAGCTGAAACTTCTTCAGTCTTTATAACACAAGTTACGAAATCTTCCTTTTGTACATCTCAGGCCACTGACATCTTGTATTCTCTCTCATGTTCCTGATGCAACCGTCAATCTCATGTTCCTGATGCAACAGTCAATATTGACAGttttcacatacagtatgctgTGTTTGTAAGCTTGCATCATTCACATTCAAAGTTTGTGCATTAGGTGCAAATATGTTGCCTGGGGTGTTTGTTAAATGTGATTGGCATATAGTGCAATACTGTAAAactatgggggaaaaaaaaaatctaagatcAACTTTTACTTGGCCAAAATAATCAGGTGGACTGCTCAtccagttgttttgttttctaccatgtatggtttgtgttttgttgaacAAGGTATTTCACTTGGAATACGAAGGTCCAggactgtgttttgtgttgtgctcTCTCTTCTTTGATGTGTGCTTCCCAGCTGCTTTAAAGAAGCTGCAAAATCCAAATCCCTTTGaattcttttcctttatttggTCTGGTAtttatctttttcattttttttcccccagtatTATGTTTGTGCTCTAATTTCGCAGGCCCCTCACGGGATGGTCGTTTGTTTTAACAGATGTTGTCTTTGAAGCCCTCAGTGGAGGGCACTTTCTAGCACAACTGTCACAcaagacacaacacacagcttggCCCAAGACATTCCTACCTGAATCCATCAGTACACATTACATCAAGCACATCAAACAGCAGGCTCTGAGGTCTACACAACTGtgacagggaggaggaaagattCTTTTGTTCTGCACTAAAGGAAACCGTGACACTTTCTGTGCTGCCACTTTGGTTTCTCCCTCAGCTTTTATGTCTGCTGCCCTGCAGCCACGGCCTGATTG is a window of Toxotes jaculatrix isolate fToxJac2 chromosome 4, fToxJac2.pri, whole genome shotgun sequence DNA encoding:
- the prmt9 gene encoding protein arginine N-methyltransferase 9 isoform X1, producing the protein MPNASARPKHSRRARRRRREDPARNELVSSSLESAQQCLFNQDYGTAFVHYLLVLNLAPMFKDFAKESFRFTLFKWAEELDSVGRIQDLFDCYERALELFPADEVILNSMGEHLFRMGFRDEAAGHFHKALKLRPDYPEARENFYRVANWLVERWHFFMLNDHGRNQKYQQAIQKAVQSGCNTVLDIGTGTGILGMCAKKAGAAEVYACELSKTMYELACEVVTANGMDGSIKLLHMKSLEMEVPKDIPHRVSLVVTETVDAGLFGEGIIESLIHAWHHLLLPPQRGENELREQSVTGRVIPAGATVFGMAVECVEIRRHHRLCVSEVGGLSMAAAGELRSPVSCSSEPDDSMEPYTTERLSRLPGGYKPLTEPFTALNIDFNNVQELEGLSSREVQRLCLPVIQEGELDALAVWFQLHLDEDSSLSTGPQEDTCWEQAIYPVHSAKGFVLKPRDELIVEISCRDAYLRLCSVAVLRDGHEIRLDKRLDSSCSGNPISNPNPEAELCSALACLQTDQNQTKDFCILECSEMALLNNQDYHQSFCSALGKLISQLRVKCQNQGSSVELDLADPGNNSTDCSDMLYVLDVSEGFSLLSLIAASQGRVKAYSSVEKNKQQEVLKRLAHSNNVSEQHLEFWLNHVEDEQGMLQRPSREKLWSAIILDCVETCGLIRQKLMEKASLARCLLEEGGHIFPERIVVYGMLVESDTLLLESAVQGQEPTLGFNIAPFINQFTVPVHVFLDFSTLECRHLSESVELFVLDLMDTNANYTNREVKVQATSAGRVTAIPFWYHIHLDQEISVSTLSQNSHWKQAAAVLQEPLLVRAGDWVHLAVKLHKSTISISAHVDNAPGSME
- the prmt9 gene encoding protein arginine N-methyltransferase 9 isoform X2; translation: MCAKKAGAAEVYACELSKTMYELACEVVTANGMDGSIKLLHMKSLEMEVPKDIPHRVSLVVTETVDAGLFGEGIIESLIHAWHHLLLPPQRGENELREQSVTGRVIPAGATVFGMAVECVEIRRHHRLCVSEVGGLSMAAAGELRSPVSCSSEPDDSMEPYTTERLSRLPGGYKPLTEPFTALNIDFNNVQELEGLSSREVQRLCLPVIQEGELDALAVWFQLHLDEDSSLSTGPQEDTCWEQAIYPVHSAKGFVLKPRDELIVEISCRDAYLRLCSVAVLRDGHEIRLDKRLDSSCSGNPISNPNPEAELCSALACLQTDQNQTKDFCILECSEMALLNNQDYHQSFCSALGKLISQLRVKCQNQGSSVELDLADPGNNSTDCSDMLYVLDVSEGFSLLSLIAASQGRVKAYSSVEKNKQQEVLKRLAHSNNVSEQHLEFWLNHVEDEQGMLQRPSREKLWSAIILDCVETCGLIRQKLMEKASLARCLLEEGGHIFPERIVVYGMLVESDTLLLESAVQGQEPTLGFNIAPFINQFTVPVHVFLDFSTLECRHLSESVELFVLDLMDTNANYTNREVKVQATSAGRVTAIPFWYHIHLDQEISVSTLSQNSHWKQAAAVLQEPLLVRAGDWVHLAVKLHKSTISISAHVDNAPGSME